In Rosa chinensis cultivar Old Blush chromosome 1, RchiOBHm-V2, whole genome shotgun sequence, a genomic segment contains:
- the LOC112181010 gene encoding uncharacterized protein LOC112181010 isoform X1 has protein sequence MDWKLGILSELLSLSSLTTLEVVLPPVDSLVTSKLFDKLERFKISIGWKEHIYNWELEAYGNYLRVHDLDARSLVSTGITLLLKKTKTFELKMKNLTEPLNVLDTECCFANLKSLALEECESLEYLIDMTLVKPTPHSSVFPVLDRLVVFGGSRLKEIFHGELPMGSLKKLREMDLQCLPSLTYIIWKTESHSECLRNILGLIEVLKIKNCPSLEEIVALEGARHQEEEATKEINFQRLTELTLADLPSFTGISKNIYKKELERLPDVISLYPNVLTVEHSNVSIQHLFDTKVQFPVLQRLKIEGMDNLKGIWNSELSPDSFCELKFLIVNRCNKLLHLVPTHMQNRLQKMEFICASHCSSLEEIFDFRRSPSHISQPGQGMQRSKIIDFKQSCQAFQNLTDISLWECNSVRIVLSPSISEGLVKLKSTKDTAVPED, from the exons ATGGACTGGAAACTTGGGATACTTTCAGAGCTACTTTCCTTGTCCAGTTTGACTACTTTAGAAGTTGTTCTACCACCGGTTGATAGTCTGGTAACCAGCAAGCTATTTGACAAGCTTGAAAGATTTAAGATCTCTATAGGATGGAAGGAGCATATATATAATTGGGAATTAGAGGCTTATGGAAACTACTTGAGAGTTCATGATCTTGATGCAAGATCTCTTGTGAGTACTGGAATCACTTTGTTGCTAAAGAAAACCAAGACTTTTGAGTTAAAAATGAAGAATTTGACAGAACCTCTGAATGTCTTAGATACAGAGTGCTGTTTTGCAAACTTGAAGTCTCTTGCACTCGAGGAGTGTGAATCTTTGGAATATCTGATTGACATGAC actTGTAAAACCTACACCACATAGTAGTGTCTTTCCTGTCTTGGATCGTTTGGTTGTATTTGGAGGAAGTAGGCTGAAGGAGATTTTTCATGGTGAGCTGCCAATGGGATCTCTTAAGAAACTACGTGAGATGGATTTACAATGTCTACCTTCATTGACCTATATTATTTGGAAGACCGAAAGTCATTCTGAATGCTTGAGAAATATTCTAGGACTCATTGaagtcctaaaaataaaaaactgccCGTCGTTGGAAGAGATCGTTGCCTTGGAAGGAGCAAGACATCAGGAGGAAGAAGCAACCAAAGAGATCAACTTCCAAAGATTGACAGAGTTGACTCTTGCAGATCTACCAAGTTTCACTGGGATAAGCAAAAATATCTATAAAAAGGAGTTGGAAAGGCTACCGGATGTTATCAGTCTCTATCCAAATGTTTTGACAGTGGAACATTCTAATGTGTCCATACAACATCTGTTTGACACCAAG GTTCAATTTCCAGTTTTACAAAGACTAAAAATTGAAGGTATGGACAACTTAAAAGGGATATGGAACAGCGAACTTTCACCTGATTCCTTCTGTGAACTAAAATTTCTAATAGTGAACAGATGTAACAAACTATTGCATTTGGTGCCAACACATATGCAAAATAGATTGCAGAAAATGGAGTTCATATGTGCTTCACACTGTTCTTCACTAGAAGAGATCTTTGATTTCAGGAGATCACCTTCACATATTTCCCAACCTGGCCAAGGGATGCAAAGGAGCAAGATCATTGATTTCAAACAATCTTGTCAAGCCTTTCAGAATCTAACAGATATATCACTCTGGGAATGTAACAGTGTTAGAATTGTGCTCTCTCCTTCAATTTCCGAGGGTCTTGTGAAACTCAAAAGTACTAAGGATACGGCGGTGCCAGAAGATTGA
- the LOC112181010 gene encoding uncharacterized protein LOC112181010 isoform X2: protein MDWKLGILSELLSLSSLTTLEVVLPPVDSLVTSKLFDKLERFKISIGWKEHIYNWELEAYGNYLRVHDLDARSLVSTGITLLLKKTKTFELKMKNLTEPLNVLDTECCFANLKSLALEECESLEYLIDMTLVKPTPHSSVFPVLDRLVVFGGSRLKEIFHGELPMGSLKKLREMDLQCLPSLTYIIWKTESHSECLRNILGLIEVLKIKNCPSLEEIVALEGARHQEEEATKEINFQRLTELTLADLPSFTGISKNIYKKELERLPDVISLYPNVLTVEHSNVSIQHLFDTKVQFPVLQRLKIEGDHLHIFPNLAKGCKGARSLISNNLVKPFRI, encoded by the exons ATGGACTGGAAACTTGGGATACTTTCAGAGCTACTTTCCTTGTCCAGTTTGACTACTTTAGAAGTTGTTCTACCACCGGTTGATAGTCTGGTAACCAGCAAGCTATTTGACAAGCTTGAAAGATTTAAGATCTCTATAGGATGGAAGGAGCATATATATAATTGGGAATTAGAGGCTTATGGAAACTACTTGAGAGTTCATGATCTTGATGCAAGATCTCTTGTGAGTACTGGAATCACTTTGTTGCTAAAGAAAACCAAGACTTTTGAGTTAAAAATGAAGAATTTGACAGAACCTCTGAATGTCTTAGATACAGAGTGCTGTTTTGCAAACTTGAAGTCTCTTGCACTCGAGGAGTGTGAATCTTTGGAATATCTGATTGACATGAC actTGTAAAACCTACACCACATAGTAGTGTCTTTCCTGTCTTGGATCGTTTGGTTGTATTTGGAGGAAGTAGGCTGAAGGAGATTTTTCATGGTGAGCTGCCAATGGGATCTCTTAAGAAACTACGTGAGATGGATTTACAATGTCTACCTTCATTGACCTATATTATTTGGAAGACCGAAAGTCATTCTGAATGCTTGAGAAATATTCTAGGACTCATTGaagtcctaaaaataaaaaactgccCGTCGTTGGAAGAGATCGTTGCCTTGGAAGGAGCAAGACATCAGGAGGAAGAAGCAACCAAAGAGATCAACTTCCAAAGATTGACAGAGTTGACTCTTGCAGATCTACCAAGTTTCACTGGGATAAGCAAAAATATCTATAAAAAGGAGTTGGAAAGGCTACCGGATGTTATCAGTCTCTATCCAAATGTTTTGACAGTGGAACATTCTAATGTGTCCATACAACATCTGTTTGACACCAAG GTTCAATTTCCAGTTTTACAAAGACTAAAAATTGAAG GAGATCACCTTCACATATTTCCCAACCTGGCCAAGGGATGCAAAGGAGCAAGATCATTGATTTCAAACAATCTTGTCAAGCCTTTCAGAATCTAA
- the LOC112181010 gene encoding uncharacterized protein LOC112181010 isoform X3, with translation MDWKLGILSELLSLSSLTTLEVVLPPVDSLVTSKLFDKLERFKISIGWKEHIYNWELEAYGNYLRVHDLDARSLVSTGITLLLKKTKTFELKMKNLTEPLNVLDTECCFANLKSLALEECESLEYLIDMTLVKPTPHSSVFPVLDRLVVFGGSRLKEIFHGELPMGSLKKLREMDLQCLPSLTYIIWKTESHSECLRNILGLIEVLKIKNCPSLEEIVALEGARHQEEEATKEINFQRLTELTLADLPSFTGISKNIYKKELERLPDVISLYPNVLTVEHSNVSIQHLFDTKEITFTYFPTWPRDAKEQDH, from the exons ATGGACTGGAAACTTGGGATACTTTCAGAGCTACTTTCCTTGTCCAGTTTGACTACTTTAGAAGTTGTTCTACCACCGGTTGATAGTCTGGTAACCAGCAAGCTATTTGACAAGCTTGAAAGATTTAAGATCTCTATAGGATGGAAGGAGCATATATATAATTGGGAATTAGAGGCTTATGGAAACTACTTGAGAGTTCATGATCTTGATGCAAGATCTCTTGTGAGTACTGGAATCACTTTGTTGCTAAAGAAAACCAAGACTTTTGAGTTAAAAATGAAGAATTTGACAGAACCTCTGAATGTCTTAGATACAGAGTGCTGTTTTGCAAACTTGAAGTCTCTTGCACTCGAGGAGTGTGAATCTTTGGAATATCTGATTGACATGAC actTGTAAAACCTACACCACATAGTAGTGTCTTTCCTGTCTTGGATCGTTTGGTTGTATTTGGAGGAAGTAGGCTGAAGGAGATTTTTCATGGTGAGCTGCCAATGGGATCTCTTAAGAAACTACGTGAGATGGATTTACAATGTCTACCTTCATTGACCTATATTATTTGGAAGACCGAAAGTCATTCTGAATGCTTGAGAAATATTCTAGGACTCATTGaagtcctaaaaataaaaaactgccCGTCGTTGGAAGAGATCGTTGCCTTGGAAGGAGCAAGACATCAGGAGGAAGAAGCAACCAAAGAGATCAACTTCCAAAGATTGACAGAGTTGACTCTTGCAGATCTACCAAGTTTCACTGGGATAAGCAAAAATATCTATAAAAAGGAGTTGGAAAGGCTACCGGATGTTATCAGTCTCTATCCAAATGTTTTGACAGTGGAACATTCTAATGTGTCCATACAACATCTGTTTGACACCAAG GAGATCACCTTCACATATTTCCCAACCTGGCCAAGGGATGCAAAGGAGCAAGATCATTGA
- the LOC112165311 gene encoding probable disease resistance protein At4g27220 encodes MEAVKGNEINPVVICGMGGIGKTTLMGEVVNRAKKEGLFDEYTKATVKETLDKTPDICLIQDELARYLGLPLEGKEIDARANKIRQRLSAGAKKVLVILDNVSTTNPDFLWEVGIPRDQNSCKLLVTSRERDVFKDIDTKKNFPISDLPENEAWSLFKKTAGGLIESDPDLHLVAKQVVKECAGLPIAISTVGRALHGEGIAIWKNALREMEKACPENVPGVIDHVFGLGLGIFKGFDSMAEGRNLIRKSVRMHDVVRDVALHIASEGMTQKKSDEVKERIVVRHSVETVKSGLAKESCFRAIYLLQFTVYWWAFGAITVKMHN; translated from the exons ATGGAAGCTGTGAAGGGGAATGAGATCAATCCGGTTGTCATATGCGGCATGGGAGGTATTGGGAAGACAACATTGATGGGGGAAGTTGTTAACAGAGCAAAGAAAGAGGGTCTGTTTGATGAGTATACAAAGGCAACTGTTAAAGAAACTCTTGACAAAACTCCTGACATTTGTCTGATTCAAGATGAACTTGCTCGATATCTAGGTCTTCCACttgaaggaaaagaaatagATGCAAGAGCAAACAAGATACGTCAAAGATTATCTGCAGGTGCCAAGAAGGTTCTTGTAATATTAGACAATGTTTCGACAACAAACCCAGACTTTTTGTGGGAAGTAGGGATTCCTCGTGATCAGAATAGTTGTAAGCTCTTAGTAACATCAAGAGAACGAGATGTATTCAAGGACATTGACACAAAAAAGAATTTCCCCATCAGTGATTTGCCAGAAAATGAGGCCTGGAGCTTGTTCAAGAAGACAGCAGGAGGTTTGATTGAATCTGATCCCGATTTGCATTTGGTAGCAAAACAGGTTGTGAAGGAATGTGCAGGGTTGCCAATTGCAATTTCAACTGTTGGAAGGGCGCTACATGGTGAAGGAATTGCAATTTGGAAGAATGCACTTAGGGAAATGGAAAAGGCTTGCCCAGAAAATGTTCCAGGAGTGATAGATCATGT atttgggcttgggcttgggatCTTTAAAGGGTTTGATTCAATGGCTGAAGGAAGAAACT TGATAAGAAAGAGTGTGAGAATGCATGATGTGGTGCGCGATGTAGCCTTGCATATAGCCTCTGAAGGGATGACTCAAAAGAAAAGTGATGAGGTTAAAGAGAGAATTGTGGTAAGACACTCGGTGGAAACTGTGAAGTCTGGATTGGCCAAAGAGTCGTGTTTCCGAGCAATCTACTTACTGCAGTTCACTGTGTATTGGTGGGCTTTCGGAGCTATTACTGTTAAGATGCATAATTGA